Part of the Natronobacterium gregoryi SP2 genome, CAACCCGACCACGATCACGGCGAGTGGGAAGACGACCAGTGCGCGAAACCAGGGCCGATTCCGAAGTCGGGTGCTGGCGACGTCACCGTCCGTGTCCCGACCGCGCGGGTAGTGGCCCCACGCGTACTCGGCGATCGGGGCGGCGACGATCGTCCCGGCGAGATTGCTGACGAGGTGGCCGGGGCCGGCGTGCGAGAACGACGCCGTCGCGATCCCGAGCGGATAGAAGTACGACCAGGCACGGTAGGGGATCGTGACAGGATCAGAGACATCGGAGATGCCGTCTTGAACGAACAGATAGACTGCGAGGACGACCGCGATCACGACGAGTGTCCCCCACGGAACGCCGTACACGAATCGCGACCGAGTCAGTTCCTGCCAGCGACCGTCACGCCCGGCCTGTAACTCCTGCAGTCGGTTGACGACCGCGACAGAGAGCAAAAGCGTGGCCACGACGACGGCCGAAAGCAGAGTCGCGATCGAGAGCATGTGGCTGTGGTTCGCCCGGAGCCGTATAGGAATTACTCTCTCTCGAGAAGCCTCCCCCGATCCCTGAAACCGGCTTCGAAAGGTACAAGCGACCGACGGCCACATTCGTGGACATGGAACTGCGGGTCACCGATCGGACCGAGGACGAACTCTCGATCGAAATCGCCGGCGAGGATCACACGTTCATGAACGTCCTCAAGGGCGCACTACTCGAGCACGAGGACGTGAGTGCAGCGACCTACGACGTCAACCCCGAACAGTCGGGTGGACAGACCGAACCGATTCTGACGATCAAGACCGAAGACGACGTCGATCCCATCGACGCTCTCGAGGAGGCGACAGCCGACGTCCGCGAGAAGGCAATCGCCTTCCGCGAGGCGTTCGACGCAGCGGCCTAATTTCTCCGGGAAAGCGTCGCCGTCGAGAGACCGTGACGACCGTGCGTGATCCGACCGTACCGACAAACTCTCTCGACCGTTTACCGTGTGACACTCCGAACTGGTGCTGATCGCGTGAACCGGGCTATCCCATCAGTCGGCGGGTGGGGCGGTCCTCCGGAGCTCGAGAGCAGGCTACCGATGGAGCGGCTCTTCAGCTATCGCCTGCCGCAGATCGTCCAAACGAGATTCCGAGATTCCGTCCTCGAACTGCTGTATGAGCGCGTACACCTCCGCTCGAGACACCTTCACGTCTCCTTCCTGGACGACATCTTCCGGTCGTTCGCGGAGTTCACGCATCGTTCCGACCGCGAGCAGGTACGGGATCGCCCACGCCGAGAGGCGATTGCCGTGTCGCTCCGGCACCGCCTCTAGGTAGCGGTGAGCGTCGTCGACGTACGTCTCGGCACGGTTGGTGACCCGCTGAATGACGTTCGTGACTGCGCCGTGGTTCTCCTCGTCGGTGACGGCCTCGACGGGAACGTCTTCTTCCTCGAGCCACTCGGCAGGGAGGTAGACGTTGTTCTCCTCGTGGTAGTCGTTTTCGACATCTTTGGCGATGTTGACCAACTGCAACAGGAGCGCAAACGACCGAGCATTGTTCCGCATCTCCTGTGCCCGGTCTTCGGAGGCTCCGCGAGCGACCAGCCCGGTGATGAGCGTGCCGACCGTCCCCGCGGCGTACCAGCAGTACTCCTCTAGTTCGTCGACCGTCTGCAATCGGAGGCCACCTTCGTCGGCGTACCGGTCCGTAAACATGGCCATCCCGTCGACGAGTTCGCGGACGGGTTCGCGCATGATCTCGCGGGGTTCTTCGTTCAGTGACTCGAAGGTTCGCAACACGCGGGGCGTCTCGGCGACGACGTCCCAGTCGTCGTCGCAGTTCTCGGGAATCCAAGGGCTGACGTCGTCCATGAACGTCGACACCGACAGATCGGTATCGGGATCGAGTACCCGATCGTACGTGACGAGTAACTCGGTCTGGGTCTCCGGCGGAATGTGGCCTGCGTCCTCGATAGTGTCTGCAATCCGACAGAGTAGGTAACCGAGACAGATGTGTCTCGCCATCGGCTCCTCGAGTCGGTCGATGGTGATCGCAAACGTCCGCGAAACGCCGTGAACCGCGTCGTAACACCACTCAAGGTCGGCGTCAGTTTCGTATTCGGGCTGGCCGGAGGTCATCTAATTGGAGTCTTTTTGCGCCCATCCCAGAAAAACGCCGCGGTTCAGGAGGGTTCGGGCGGTCACGAACCGGTTTTCGCGGTCTCCTCGAGTGGTGGCTGTCACTGATACGGTTTGCTGGCAGTCAGTTCCGGCGCGGCCGCGAGTTCTCCTGCGGTCGCGTCGAGCCATCGATACAGCAGTCCGTATGGGTCTTCCTGTTTCGACCGGTCTTCACAATCACCGAATAGTATCGAAGGCCCACGATAAAAACGAGTCACTCTTAGGACATTTCTTTGTACCGTGTTAGCCGCCAGTGGCAAACATCGCTGCCGCGGCAGACGAGCAGCCCTCGAGAGTCGAGACGATCGACAATCGCCTCGACAAACTGGAAGAATCCATTTCGACCGTTCTCGAGCGAAGAAACGCCAGGTGACTCGGGACTCCGGTTGTGGTGCTCTCGTCTGGCGTACGCCGGTCGGCTGGACCCGGTGTACAACACGTACTGGGGATGCTGGCTGTATATTTAACCAGTGAGTTTACACACTTATGCTCCGGAAACATAACCGGCAGGGGGAGGGTTCACAACTAGTTCCCGTCCACCGCGGGAGTATCCACCTGCCACGCCCCGTCGTCGATCATCCGTCGGACGACCCAATACCCTGGCCGTCCCACCGGCGGCCATTTCTCTCTTTCCACAACAGTACACGCAGAGTCGGTGGGCTACTGACCGTCCCGGCGATGACGAACGGTCGGCGACTGAGACGGACTGCTGTCCCGATGTCCCGGCGCGACCACAGAAGAACTCGCGGCCGCGCCGGAACTGACTGCCAGCAAACCGTCTGACAGCGACACGCGTAGTGACCTCCTTTTCCCCTCACCGTAAACGGCAGCACGCTCTCTGTTTGAAGAGAGACCGATACGACGGCTCTACCACCGGTGCGTTGCTCCGCCTGTCGAT contains:
- a CDS encoding DNA-directed RNA polymerase subunit L, whose amino-acid sequence is MELRVTDRTEDELSIEIAGEDHTFMNVLKGALLEHEDVSAATYDVNPEQSGGQTEPILTIKTEDDVDPIDALEEATADVREKAIAFREAFDAAA
- a CDS encoding phytoene/squalene synthase family protein — protein: MTSGQPEYETDADLEWCYDAVHGVSRTFAITIDRLEEPMARHICLGYLLCRIADTIEDAGHIPPETQTELLVTYDRVLDPDTDLSVSTFMDDVSPWIPENCDDDWDVVAETPRVLRTFESLNEEPREIMREPVRELVDGMAMFTDRYADEGGLRLQTVDELEEYCWYAAGTVGTLITGLVARGASEDRAQEMRNNARSFALLLQLVNIAKDVENDYHEENNVYLPAEWLEEEDVPVEAVTDEENHGAVTNVIQRVTNRAETYVDDAHRYLEAVPERHGNRLSAWAIPYLLAVGTMRELRERPEDVVQEGDVKVSRAEVYALIQQFEDGISESRLDDLRQAIAEEPLHR